In the Gemmatimonadaceae bacterium genome, one interval contains:
- a CDS encoding gamma carbonic anhydrase family protein — protein sequence MSKPFIHSAATVVGDVHLADDTSVWPSAVIRGDTERITIGARSNVQDGAVIHADPGVPTTIGADCVIGHRAIVHGTTLEDGVLVGMGAILLNRVHVGTGSVIAAGAVVLEGTVVPPGSLVVGVPGKVVRAVSAEQQAGIRENAARYVDLARRHSGGEFLEVR from the coding sequence ATGTCGAAGCCCTTTATTCACTCTGCCGCCACCGTGGTCGGTGACGTCCATCTCGCCGACGACACGAGCGTCTGGCCCAGCGCCGTCATTCGCGGCGATACCGAGCGCATCACGATCGGCGCGCGCAGCAATGTGCAGGATGGCGCGGTGATTCACGCGGACCCGGGGGTGCCGACGACGATCGGCGCCGACTGCGTCATCGGCCATCGGGCGATCGTGCACGGCACCACCCTCGAGGACGGCGTGCTGGTGGGGATGGGCGCGATTCTGCTCAACCGGGTGCACGTGGGCACGGGGAGCGTGATTGCGGCCGGTGCGGTCGTGCTCGAGGGCACCGTGGTGCCGCCGGGGAGCCTGGTGGTGGGCGTGCCGGGGAAGGTGGTGCGTGCGGTGTCGGCGGAGCAGCAGGCCGGGATTCGGGAGAATGCGGCGCGGTACGTGGATCTCGCGCGGCGGCATTCGGGGGGGGAGTTTTTGGAGGTGCGGTGA